The Catenuloplanes niger genome includes a window with the following:
- a CDS encoding serine/threonine-protein kinase, whose product MTDLRKFARGGYATIYRATQISVDREVAIKVENRALGDDRDRARFLREARAASRMSSHPHVVDLFDVGVTADGHPYLIMELCDGSYANRGPLPAGQVRSVGIKIADALADAHAEQVLHRDVKPANILYSKFNEAVLADFGLAVLAEMRDPNVTLEVLTPAYAPPEMFRASRPSAAVDVYALCATLYAMLRGKPPRWDNDRNPSLLTIMDMFNQPIPDLPNVPGELTAVLRRGMANEPGSRPSAEQLRDMLYEVRLPSGGANPYPNPRPETHHAPQNRPPRQPGRVYHGDTYTPPRPPHGDPHPTVPNPGFRSWFRRLMGS is encoded by the coding sequence ATGACGGATCTGCGGAAGTTTGCCCGTGGTGGGTACGCCACGATCTACCGGGCCACCCAGATCTCCGTCGACCGCGAGGTCGCGATCAAGGTGGAGAACCGCGCGCTCGGCGACGACCGCGACCGCGCCCGCTTCCTCCGCGAGGCCCGCGCCGCCAGCCGCATGTCCTCCCACCCGCACGTCGTCGACCTGTTCGACGTCGGGGTGACGGCGGACGGCCACCCATACCTGATCATGGAGCTGTGCGACGGGTCGTACGCCAACCGCGGGCCGCTGCCGGCCGGTCAGGTGCGGTCGGTCGGCATCAAGATCGCTGACGCGCTCGCCGACGCCCACGCCGAGCAGGTGCTGCACCGCGACGTGAAACCGGCCAACATCCTGTACTCCAAGTTCAACGAGGCCGTCCTGGCCGACTTCGGCCTGGCCGTGCTGGCCGAGATGCGCGACCCGAACGTGACGCTCGAGGTGCTCACGCCGGCGTACGCGCCGCCGGAGATGTTCCGGGCGTCCCGGCCGTCGGCCGCGGTGGACGTGTACGCGCTGTGCGCCACGCTCTACGCGATGCTGCGGGGGAAGCCGCCGCGCTGGGACAACGACCGCAACCCCAGCCTGCTCACCATCATGGACATGTTCAACCAGCCCATCCCGGACCTGCCGAACGTGCCGGGCGAGCTGACCGCGGTGCTGCGGCGGGGCATGGCGAACGAGCCCGGGTCGCGGCCGAGCGCGGAGCAGCTGCGCGACATGCTCTACGAGGTGCGGCTGCCGTCCGGCGGCGCCAACCCGTACCCGAACCCACGCCCGGAGACCCACCACGCCCCCCAGAACCGGCCACCGCGCCAACCGGGCCGGGTCTACCACGGCGACACGTACACCCCACCCCGCCCGCCACACGGCGACCCGCACCCCACGGTCCCCAACCCGGGCTTCCGCAGCTGGTTCCGCCGCCTGATGGGTTCCTGA
- a CDS encoding helix-turn-helix domain-containing protein produces MAARERGRILRGGNPLAQRRVLGEELRRLRQRSNLTADQAGSMIDRSGSWISRLELGLIGLRPRDLKDLLEIYGVREASVRNELEALAVAGRRRAWWSSYRDVLSEFYTTLIGLEDEAAEIYEFQDRVIPGLVQTESYMRTLYSHYANLAPHVYPSVDRLIEVRLERQKVLHRASSSPAFEVVLDQAVLHRVFGDRAVHREQLEALLAAGNSGVVSIRLLAFGDIRAPAFYEPFVLIRSSSGRLTAVVESGSGRGSIVAGGSAGIYEDAFKSLSRDARDAESSLQLLEAILHSNGDFHEQVRPH; encoded by the coding sequence GTGGCAGCCAGAGAGCGGGGTCGCATTCTGCGAGGCGGCAATCCGCTGGCGCAGCGGCGGGTGCTCGGCGAGGAGTTGCGCCGGCTGCGGCAGCGGTCGAATCTCACGGCCGATCAAGCGGGTTCCATGATCGACCGATCCGGCTCGTGGATAAGTCGCCTTGAACTGGGTTTGATCGGCCTCCGGCCTCGCGATCTAAAAGACCTTCTCGAAATTTACGGAGTTCGTGAGGCGAGCGTAAGAAATGAACTCGAGGCGCTGGCGGTGGCGGGTCGCAGACGGGCTTGGTGGAGTTCTTACCGGGACGTGCTCAGCGAGTTCTACACCACGCTGATCGGCCTGGAGGACGAGGCGGCGGAGATATACGAGTTCCAGGACCGAGTCATTCCGGGCCTTGTGCAGACCGAAAGTTACATGCGCACTCTGTACAGCCACTATGCCAATCTTGCGCCGCATGTGTACCCGTCGGTGGATCGACTCATCGAGGTGCGTCTCGAGCGACAGAAGGTGTTGCATCGAGCTTCTTCGTCTCCCGCATTCGAGGTCGTGCTCGACCAGGCGGTCCTCCATCGGGTGTTCGGCGACCGTGCGGTGCACCGTGAGCAACTCGAGGCACTTCTCGCCGCAGGTAATTCCGGTGTGGTCAGTATTCGCCTATTGGCGTTCGGTGACATTCGCGCTCCGGCATTCTACGAACCGTTTGTTCTGATAAGGTCCTCGAGCGGCCGTTTGACCGCCGTCGTCGAGTCAGGCTCCGGTCGAGGCTCCATCGTCGCAGGCGGTAGCGCGGGCATCTACGAGGATGCTTTTAAATCTCTATCGCGTGACGCGCGCGATGCGGAATCGTCGCTGCAGCTGCTCGAGGCGATTCTTCATTCGAACGGAGATTTCCATGAACAAGTCCGGCCTCACTGA
- a CDS encoding NUDIX hydrolase codes for MSDEIPEWLAPLAKRAASATARDFTRMPTPTGEGRASAVLVLFGEGPDGPDVLMLERAADMRNHAGQPAFPGGAADPGDADAVATALREANEEVGLDPASVTVLTELPKLWIPISRFVVTPVLAWWHAPHPVHPRQPAEVAHVARLPIAELCDPEHRLQVRHSSGWIGPAFDSQGMVVWGFTAGVLAALLDMGGWSRPWPRTRVAELDDRLRPVLVPPERSSHGPAAPPPADDVSGPLA; via the coding sequence GTGAGCGACGAGATCCCGGAGTGGTTGGCGCCGCTGGCGAAACGGGCCGCCTCCGCGACCGCGCGGGACTTCACCCGCATGCCCACGCCCACCGGCGAGGGCCGGGCCAGCGCCGTGCTGGTGCTGTTCGGCGAGGGACCGGACGGTCCGGACGTGCTGATGCTGGAGCGCGCCGCGGACATGCGCAACCACGCCGGCCAGCCCGCGTTCCCCGGCGGCGCCGCCGATCCGGGCGACGCGGACGCGGTCGCCACCGCGCTGCGCGAGGCGAACGAGGAGGTCGGGCTGGACCCGGCCAGCGTCACCGTCCTCACCGAGCTGCCGAAGCTGTGGATCCCGATCAGCCGGTTCGTGGTCACGCCGGTGCTGGCCTGGTGGCACGCGCCGCACCCGGTGCACCCGCGGCAGCCCGCCGAGGTCGCGCACGTGGCCCGGCTGCCGATCGCGGAACTGTGTGATCCCGAGCACCGGCTCCAGGTGCGGCACAGCAGCGGCTGGATCGGGCCCGCGTTCGACTCGCAGGGCATGGTGGTGTGGGGCTTCACCGCCGGTGTGCTCGCCGCGCTGCTCGACATGGGCGGCTGGAGCCGGCCCTGGCCGCGCACCCGCGTCGCCGAGCTGGACGACCGGTTGCGGCCGGTGCTCGTACCCCCGGAACGTTCCTCGCACGGCCCGGCGGCGCCGCCGCCGGCCGACGACGTCAGCGGTCCCCTCGCATGA
- a CDS encoding acyl-CoA carboxylase subunit beta → MAVLDTAIDPRNPTYQENRDAMLERLGVLANALDLARAGGGERHVTRHHARGRLMPRERIDLLLDQDAPFLELSPVAGWHTDHPVGAGVVTGLGVVEGVECVIVAHDPTVRAGVLNPIALRKIERAGEIALANRLPLISLVESAGADLPAQTEAFVPGGVVLRDLARLSAGRIPTVCVVFGDAVDVAAWLPGLSDYTVLVRGQAKVSVAGPRLVQEATGEIPDGEALGGAAMHATRSGLADFLAEDERDAVRLARQCMRRLNWRKLGPSPRTALPAPPKYDAEDLLAIPSADERTPFDPREVLARILDASDFDEIKPGYGTALVTGWGEVHGYPVGVLASARGLLASAEAQKATQFIQLANASGTPLLFLQNASGLVTGAEFEQAGIVKHAAALMGAVAASGVPHLAVNLGAAHGPAAYAMSGRAMAPRFLFSWPNARSAALAPERLTGVLTALARQAAEVKGQRYEEDFDRNLRMNVERQVEAQTAALFVSGRLHDDGVIDPRDTRTVLGLCLSAIHSGPVGGADRFGVFRM, encoded by the coding sequence ATGGCTGTCCTCGACACCGCCATCGATCCGCGCAACCCGACGTACCAGGAGAACCGGGACGCGATGCTGGAGCGCCTCGGCGTGCTGGCGAACGCGCTGGACCTGGCACGCGCCGGCGGCGGCGAACGGCACGTCACCCGGCACCACGCGCGCGGCCGGCTGATGCCCCGCGAACGCATCGACCTGCTGCTCGACCAGGACGCGCCGTTCCTGGAGCTGTCCCCGGTCGCGGGCTGGCACACCGACCACCCGGTCGGCGCCGGCGTGGTCACCGGTCTGGGCGTGGTCGAGGGCGTCGAGTGCGTGATCGTGGCGCACGACCCGACCGTGCGCGCCGGCGTGCTGAACCCGATCGCACTCCGCAAGATCGAACGGGCCGGCGAGATCGCGCTGGCCAACCGGCTGCCGTTGATCAGCCTGGTCGAGTCCGCCGGCGCGGACCTGCCCGCCCAGACCGAGGCGTTCGTGCCCGGCGGTGTCGTGCTGCGCGACCTGGCCCGGCTCTCCGCCGGCCGGATTCCCACGGTCTGCGTGGTCTTCGGCGACGCGGTGGACGTGGCCGCCTGGCTGCCCGGCCTCTCCGACTACACGGTGCTGGTCCGTGGGCAGGCCAAGGTCTCGGTGGCCGGGCCGCGGCTGGTGCAGGAGGCGACCGGCGAGATCCCGGACGGCGAGGCACTCGGCGGTGCCGCCATGCACGCCACCCGCTCCGGCCTGGCCGACTTCCTGGCCGAGGACGAGCGCGACGCGGTACGCCTGGCCCGCCAGTGCATGCGCCGGCTGAACTGGCGCAAGCTCGGCCCGTCGCCGCGCACCGCGCTCCCCGCGCCACCCAAGTACGACGCCGAGGACCTGCTGGCGATCCCGTCCGCGGACGAGCGCACCCCGTTCGACCCGCGTGAGGTGCTGGCCCGGATCCTGGACGCCAGCGACTTCGACGAGATCAAGCCCGGCTACGGCACCGCGCTCGTCACCGGCTGGGGCGAGGTGCACGGCTACCCGGTCGGCGTGCTGGCCAGCGCGCGTGGCCTGCTGGCCTCCGCGGAGGCGCAGAAGGCCACGCAGTTCATCCAGCTGGCGAACGCGTCCGGCACGCCGCTGCTGTTCCTGCAGAACGCGTCCGGCCTGGTCACCGGCGCCGAGTTCGAGCAGGCCGGGATCGTCAAGCACGCGGCCGCGCTGATGGGCGCGGTCGCCGCGTCCGGCGTGCCACACCTGGCCGTGAACCTGGGCGCCGCGCACGGCCCGGCCGCGTACGCGATGTCCGGCCGTGCCATGGCCCCACGTTTCCTGTTCAGCTGGCCCAACGCCCGGTCGGCCGCGCTCGCGCCGGAACGGCTCACCGGCGTGCTCACCGCGCTGGCCCGGCAGGCCGCCGAGGTCAAGGGCCAGCGGTACGAGGAGGACTTCGACCGGAACCTACGGATGAACGTCGAACGGCAGGTCGAGGCGCAGACCGCCGCGCTGTTCGTCTCCGGCCGGCTGCACGACGACGGCGTGATCGACCCGCGGGACACCCGGACCGTACTCGGGCTGTGTCTGTCCGCGATCCACAGTGGCCCGGTCGGTGGCGCCGACCGGTTCGGCGTTTTCCGGATGTGA
- a CDS encoding Crp/Fnr family transcriptional regulator, producing MDEVLARSGIFQGVDPEAAEALAKEMETLEIRKGEVVFNEGEPGDSLYIVLSGKIKLGRRAADGRQNLVSIMGPSDMLGELSLFDPGPRTATATAVTDTRLARLRKQALRPWLHNRPEISEQLLRVLARRLRRTNDNLADLIFTDVPGRVAKNLLQMAGRFGTRDGGVLRVTHDLTQEELAQLVGASRETVNKALADFASRGWLRLDGKSVIILDPERLARRARV from the coding sequence ATGGACGAGGTGTTGGCCCGCAGCGGGATCTTCCAGGGGGTTGATCCTGAGGCGGCCGAGGCGCTCGCCAAGGAGATGGAGACCCTCGAGATCCGGAAGGGCGAGGTCGTCTTCAACGAGGGCGAGCCCGGGGACAGCCTGTACATCGTACTGTCCGGCAAGATCAAACTCGGGCGGCGCGCGGCTGACGGCCGGCAGAATCTCGTCTCGATCATGGGTCCGTCGGACATGCTCGGCGAGCTCTCGCTGTTCGACCCGGGCCCGCGTACCGCGACGGCGACCGCGGTGACCGACACCCGGCTGGCGCGGCTGCGCAAGCAGGCGCTGCGGCCGTGGCTGCACAACCGCCCGGAGATCTCGGAGCAGTTGCTCCGGGTGCTCGCCCGCAGACTGCGACGGACGAACGACAACCTGGCCGACCTCATATTCACCGACGTCCCCGGCCGGGTCGCCAAGAACCTCCTGCAGATGGCAGGCCGGTTCGGCACCCGCGACGGGGGCGTCCTCCGCGTCACGCACGACCTCACCCAGGAGGAGCTGGCCCAGCTGGTCGGCGCGTCCCGGGAGACCGTCAACAAGGCGCTCGCCGACTTCGCGTCGCGCGGCTGGCTGCGCCTGGACGGCAAGAGCGTGATCATCCTGGACCCGGAGCGCCTGGCCCGCCGGGCCCGTGTCTAG
- the nth gene encoding endonuclease III has protein sequence MTRTSAPAESSLALTRRARRIGRLLTETHPDAHCELDHDGPLQLAVATILSAQCTDKRVNEVTPKLFTRYPTAADYAGANRAELEELIRPTGFFRNKTNSLIGLGQALVERHGGEVPGRLDDLVTLPGIGRKTANVILGNAFDVPGITVDTHFQRLVGRWKLTAENDPVKIEHAIGALYPKRDWTMLSHRIIFHGRRVCHARKPACGACTLAKVCPSFGAGPTEPEVAVKLLKGPRAGALAEAVGLDPALVPAAATATTVDVP, from the coding sequence GTGACCCGCACGTCCGCCCCGGCCGAGTCCTCGCTCGCGTTGACCCGCCGCGCCCGCCGGATCGGCCGGTTGCTCACCGAGACCCACCCGGACGCTCACTGTGAGCTGGACCACGACGGCCCACTGCAACTCGCCGTCGCCACCATCCTGTCCGCCCAGTGCACGGACAAACGGGTCAACGAGGTCACGCCGAAGCTGTTCACCCGCTACCCCACGGCCGCCGACTACGCGGGCGCGAACCGGGCCGAGCTGGAGGAGCTGATCCGGCCGACCGGCTTCTTCCGCAACAAGACCAACTCGCTGATCGGCCTCGGCCAGGCGCTGGTCGAGCGGCACGGCGGCGAGGTGCCCGGCCGGCTCGACGACCTGGTCACACTGCCCGGCATCGGCCGCAAGACGGCGAACGTGATCCTCGGCAACGCGTTCGACGTGCCCGGCATCACGGTCGACACCCACTTCCAACGGCTGGTCGGCCGCTGGAAGCTGACCGCGGAGAACGACCCGGTCAAGATCGAGCACGCGATCGGCGCGCTGTACCCCAAGCGCGACTGGACCATGCTGTCGCACCGGATCATCTTCCACGGCCGCCGCGTCTGCCACGCCCGGAAACCGGCCTGTGGCGCCTGCACGCTCGCGAAGGTCTGCCCCTCGTTCGGTGCCGGCCCGACCGAGCCCGAGGTCGCGGTGAAGCTGCTCAAGGGCCCCCGGGCCGGTGCGCTGGCCGAGGCGGTCGGGCTCGACCCGGCGCTGGTCCCCGCGGCCGCGACCGCAACCACCGTGGACGTGCCGTGA
- a CDS encoding TlpA family protein disulfide reductase, with product MRRAVRAAAAALALTLAGCAGTPRTTATAGDVVIASPFADCAGLTTPIAGAPEPPGDVLLDRLPELELSCLNGGDIVALTELRGPAVINLWGSWCGPCRAELPVVQAYADRAGDRLRVLGVDTGDRQSTAEDLGRELGFRFPSLFDPNKELLTALSVAKLGAPGLPTTVLIDAEGRVRGVHQTTALDEAGLDRFVRDTLGVTVAG from the coding sequence GTGAGGCGTGCGGTCCGGGCCGCCGCGGCCGCGCTCGCGCTGACGCTGGCCGGATGCGCCGGCACCCCCCGGACCACCGCGACCGCGGGCGACGTGGTGATCGCGTCCCCGTTCGCCGACTGCGCCGGGCTCACCACGCCGATCGCCGGAGCCCCCGAGCCGCCCGGTGACGTGCTGCTCGACCGGTTGCCCGAGCTGGAACTGTCCTGCCTCAACGGCGGCGACATCGTCGCGCTCACCGAGCTGCGCGGGCCCGCCGTGATCAACCTCTGGGGCTCCTGGTGCGGGCCGTGCCGTGCCGAGCTGCCGGTTGTCCAGGCCTACGCGGACCGCGCCGGCGACCGGCTGCGCGTCCTCGGTGTGGACACCGGCGACCGGCAGTCCACCGCCGAGGACCTCGGGCGCGAACTGGGCTTCCGCTTCCCGTCCCTGTTCGACCCGAACAAGGAGCTGCTGACCGCGCTCAGCGTGGCGAAGCTCGGCGCGCCCGGCCTGCCGACCACCGTGCTGATCGACGCGGAGGGCCGGGTGCGCGGCGTGCACCAGACCACCGCGCTGGACGAGGCCGGCCTGGACCGGTTCGTCCGGGACACCCTCGGCGTGACGGTCGCCGGATGA
- a CDS encoding CapA family protein, with product MLFALVILLAGGLSGVHAISVATAAGTRPLWLGVPPLVPRASVPPAPPRPAGLISIAATGSIAETGRLDGVRALLGADVLTADLTGTMPRKTDIRIIGGYGAEAAEIRGIRVAVLGFPGGAGSDLTAAKRAVTAAARRADLVVVHARLGAPGRYRVAGGVERHRRQSHGDPVRFAHGVVDAGADLVLGHGPGVLRGMEFHRGRLIAYSLGTFAGPGGRTGRYAAAGVLRVTLRADGRWAGGTFTATRPDRAGHPVPDRTAAGLRHVRELSAADFPGTGPVISENGGLTAG from the coding sequence GTGCTTTTCGCCCTGGTCATCCTGCTTGCCGGCGGACTGTCCGGCGTCCATGCCATCTCCGTCGCGACCGCCGCCGGCACCCGGCCGCTCTGGCTCGGGGTGCCGCCGCTCGTGCCGCGTGCGTCCGTACCGCCGGCGCCGCCCCGCCCGGCCGGGCTGATCTCCATCGCCGCGACCGGCTCGATCGCCGAGACCGGTCGGCTCGACGGCGTCCGGGCGCTGCTCGGCGCGGACGTGCTGACGGCCGATCTCACCGGGACCATGCCGCGAAAGACCGACATCAGGATCATCGGCGGGTACGGCGCGGAGGCGGCGGAGATCCGCGGGATCCGGGTCGCGGTGCTCGGCTTCCCGGGCGGCGCCGGATCGGACCTGACCGCGGCGAAACGCGCCGTGACCGCGGCCGCGCGGCGCGCCGACCTGGTCGTGGTGCACGCCCGGCTGGGCGCGCCCGGCCGCTACCGGGTGGCCGGCGGCGTCGAGCGGCACCGCCGGCAGAGCCACGGCGACCCGGTCCGGTTCGCGCACGGCGTGGTGGACGCGGGCGCGGACCTGGTGCTCGGCCACGGCCCGGGGGTGCTGCGCGGGATGGAGTTCCACCGGGGCCGGCTGATCGCGTACAGCCTCGGCACGTTCGCCGGGCCCGGCGGCCGGACCGGGCGGTACGCGGCCGCCGGCGTGCTGCGCGTCACGCTTCGCGCGGACGGCCGCTGGGCGGGCGGCACGTTCACCGCGACCCGGCCGGACCGGGCCGGCCATCCGGTGCCGGACCGCACCGCCGCCGGGCTGCGGCACGTGCGGGAGCTGTCCGCGGCGGACTTCCCCGGCACCGGGCCGGTGATCAGCGAGAACGGCGGGCTGACGGCCGGATAG
- a CDS encoding DUF397 domain-containing protein — MNKSGLTENWRKSTHSQHSGCVEARTESGFVQVRDSKIPDSRLLSFHDRCWTAFVGAVCAGTISHLPVIGLFVAASFVAQLGWPGAVVAGTTDMMR; from the coding sequence ATGAACAAGTCCGGCCTCACTGAGAATTGGCGCAAGAGTACGCACAGTCAGCACTCCGGTTGTGTGGAGGCGCGGACCGAGAGTGGATTTGTGCAGGTACGGGACAGCAAAATCCCGGACAGTCGGTTGCTGTCTTTCCACGACCGTTGCTGGACGGCATTCGTGGGTGCCGTGTGCGCCGGAACGATCTCTCATCTGCCGGTAATCGGATTGTTCGTCGCGGCATCTTTCGTCGCGCAACTCGGTTGGCCCGGTGCGGTCGTGGCCGGGACAACAGACATGATGCGCTAG
- a CDS encoding ATP-binding protein — protein MIRRLLVANRGEIARRIFATCRLIGIETVAVYSDADAQAPHVAEADYAVHLPGNAPTATYLRGDLILGAARKTGADAVHPGYGLLADSADFAAAVIDAGLTWVGAPPKAIALLTSRLESRALLADAGVPMLPAFGEPEHVPGFPVLVKADVGSGGRAMRLVRDPDTLADAFAAVRREAAGLFGNGTALAEPYVERARHIEIPVVADSTGGVITFGERECSIQRRNQKLIEETPSPAVAPTLRAQLCTVATAVVRASGFVGAGAVEFLLAPSGDFFFLEMNTALQVEHATSECVGGFDLVRLQLLVAEGSPLPMNAPPPVRGHAIEVRLCAEDPAYAWLPSTGRLHRFHIPDVAGSFKPLLQPGLRLDTGVADGSMVGVYYDSMLAKLVAWAPTRHEAARMLAAALTRSHVHGVVTNRDLLVRVLRHPAFRSGNVDINFLDRHPEVFAPLLSSVDAVRVSCLAAALAGAATRRAASPVLATIPSGWRNVPSGAQITVYDGPAGPVEVGYRLERTGELAGWWVRAVDPEELDLAGLGAPPLTDDHPPVAVVSAAPDRVVLDVNGIRLAFGVHRVQDVSYVDSPEGSVALTELPRFPRPSELTDGSLTAPLPGAIARVMVVPGQRVRAGDLLLTLESSMVEHPVHAPSAGVVASVPVQPGIHVAAGTLLAVLNPD, from the coding sequence ATGATCCGACGACTCCTGGTCGCCAATCGCGGAGAGATCGCCCGGCGGATCTTCGCGACCTGCCGGTTGATCGGCATCGAGACGGTCGCGGTCTACTCCGACGCGGACGCCCAGGCGCCGCACGTGGCCGAGGCCGACTACGCGGTGCACCTGCCGGGGAACGCGCCGACCGCCACGTACCTCCGGGGTGACCTGATCCTCGGTGCCGCGCGGAAGACCGGCGCGGACGCGGTGCACCCCGGCTACGGCCTGCTCGCCGACAGCGCCGACTTCGCGGCCGCGGTCATCGACGCGGGCCTGACCTGGGTCGGTGCCCCGCCCAAGGCGATCGCGCTGCTCACCTCCCGGCTGGAGTCGCGTGCGCTGCTGGCCGACGCGGGCGTGCCGATGCTGCCCGCGTTCGGCGAACCGGAGCACGTGCCCGGCTTCCCGGTGCTGGTCAAGGCGGACGTCGGCAGCGGCGGACGGGCGATGCGCCTCGTCCGCGACCCGGACACGCTCGCGGACGCGTTCGCCGCGGTCCGGCGGGAGGCCGCCGGCCTGTTCGGCAACGGCACCGCGCTGGCCGAACCGTACGTGGAGCGGGCCCGGCACATCGAGATCCCGGTGGTCGCGGACTCCACCGGTGGCGTGATCACGTTCGGCGAGCGCGAGTGCTCGATCCAGCGCCGCAACCAGAAGCTGATCGAGGAGACGCCGTCCCCCGCGGTCGCGCCCACCCTCCGCGCCCAGCTGTGCACGGTCGCGACCGCCGTGGTCCGCGCGTCCGGCTTCGTCGGTGCCGGTGCCGTCGAGTTCCTGCTCGCGCCGTCCGGCGACTTTTTCTTCCTGGAGATGAACACCGCGCTGCAGGTCGAGCACGCCACCAGCGAGTGCGTCGGCGGCTTCGACCTGGTGCGCCTGCAGCTGCTGGTCGCCGAGGGCTCCCCGCTGCCGATGAACGCGCCGCCGCCGGTCCGCGGCCACGCGATCGAGGTCCGGCTCTGCGCCGAGGACCCCGCGTACGCCTGGCTGCCGTCCACCGGCCGGCTGCACCGCTTCCACATCCCGGACGTGGCCGGCTCGTTCAAACCGCTGCTGCAGCCCGGCCTGCGCCTCGACACCGGCGTCGCCGACGGTTCGATGGTCGGCGTCTACTACGACTCGATGCTGGCCAAGCTGGTCGCCTGGGCCCCGACCCGGCACGAGGCCGCCCGCATGCTCGCCGCCGCCCTGACGCGTTCACACGTCCACGGCGTCGTGACGAACCGGGACCTGCTGGTACGGGTCCTGCGGCACCCCGCGTTCCGCTCCGGCAACGTCGACATCAACTTCCTCGACCGGCACCCCGAGGTCTTCGCGCCGCTGCTCTCCTCGGTCGACGCCGTCCGCGTCTCCTGCCTCGCCGCCGCCCTGGCCGGTGCCGCCACCCGCCGCGCGGCCAGTCCCGTGCTGGCCACCATCCCGTCCGGCTGGCGCAACGTCCCCAGCGGCGCCCAGATCACCGTCTACGACGGCCCGGCCGGCCCGGTCGAGGTCGGCTACCGCCTGGAACGCACCGGCGAACTGGCCGGCTGGTGGGTCCGCGCGGTCGACCCGGAGGAACTCGACCTGGCCGGCCTCGGCGCCCCACCGCTGACCGACGACCACCCGCCGGTCGCCGTCGTCTCCGCCGCCCCCGACCGGGTCGTCCTCGACGTCAACGGCATCCGCCTCGCCTTCGGCGTCCACCGGGTCCAGGACGTCTCCTACGTCGACAGCCCGGAGGGCTCGGTCGCCCTCACCGAACTCCCCCGCTTCCCGCGACCGTCCGAGCTGACCGACGGTTCGCTGACGGCGCCGCTGCCGGGCGCCATCGCCCGCGTCATGGTCGTCCCCGGCCAGCGCGTCCGCGCCGGCGACCTGCTGCTGACGCTCGAGTCCTCGATGGTCGAACACCCGGTCCACGCCCCGTCCGCCGGCGTGGTCGCCTCGGTCCCGGTCCAGCCCGGCATCCACGTCGCCGCCGGCACCCTGCTGGCCGTCCTCAACCCGGACTGA
- a CDS encoding MarP family serine protease, protein MSVTDIVLFLLVLLFAASGYRQGFVVGTLSFAGFFSGALLGLQLGPLIAAQFADPGLRVVASLVAIFLLAVIAQTLAGWFGARLRHGIVNPTGQRIDEVGGALVSVCAVLLVAWLVAVPLASSSVPWLARSIKSSYVLGAVDSVMPAQAEALSQGLRQTLNTRGFPEVFSGLGTTRAPQVEAPDPALARSPVVQDARQSVVKIRGIANDCSRRLEGSGFVYADDRVMTNAHVVAGTDSVSVEVGEERLEGRVTVYDPERDLAVIYVPGMDAPVMEWSQEAGSRSESAIVLGYPLDGPYNAQAARLRDVGDITGPNIYNARQVTREIYTINALVRNGNSGGPLVDAQGDVLGVIFAAAADDPNIGFAVTAEEAAPIAQQGLDRTRATGTGECTES, encoded by the coding sequence GTGTCCGTGACCGACATCGTGCTCTTTCTGCTGGTGCTGCTGTTCGCCGCGAGCGGCTACCGGCAGGGATTCGTGGTGGGGACGCTGTCCTTCGCCGGATTCTTCAGCGGAGCCCTGCTCGGCCTGCAGCTCGGGCCGCTGATCGCGGCCCAGTTCGCCGACCCCGGCCTGCGGGTCGTCGCCTCCCTGGTCGCGATCTTCCTGCTCGCGGTGATCGCCCAGACCCTGGCCGGCTGGTTCGGCGCCCGGCTGCGGCACGGCATCGTCAACCCGACCGGCCAGCGGATCGACGAGGTCGGCGGCGCGCTGGTCTCGGTCTGCGCGGTGCTGCTCGTCGCCTGGCTGGTCGCGGTGCCGCTGGCCTCCTCGTCCGTGCCGTGGCTGGCCCGGTCGATCAAGAGCAGCTACGTGCTCGGCGCGGTCGACTCGGTGATGCCGGCCCAGGCCGAGGCGCTGTCCCAGGGCCTGCGGCAGACGCTCAACACCCGCGGCTTCCCGGAGGTCTTCAGCGGCCTCGGCACCACACGCGCGCCGCAGGTCGAGGCGCCGGACCCGGCGCTGGCGAGGTCGCCGGTGGTCCAGGACGCGCGGCAGTCGGTCGTCAAGATCCGCGGCATAGCCAACGACTGCAGCCGGCGGCTCGAGGGCTCCGGCTTCGTCTACGCGGACGACCGGGTGATGACGAACGCGCACGTGGTCGCGGGCACCGACTCGGTCAGCGTGGAGGTCGGCGAGGAGCGGCTCGAGGGCCGGGTCACGGTCTACGACCCCGAGCGCGACCTCGCGGTCATCTACGTGCCGGGGATGGACGCGCCGGTGATGGAGTGGTCACAGGAGGCCGGCAGCCGGTCGGAGAGCGCGATCGTGCTCGGCTACCCGCTGGACGGCCCGTACAACGCGCAGGCCGCCCGCCTCCGCGACGTCGGCGACATCACCGGCCCCAACATCTACAACGCCCGCCAGGTGACCCGCGAGATCTACACGATCAACGCCCTGGTCCGGAACGGCAACTCCGGCGGCCCACTGGTCGACGCGCAGGGCGACGTACTCGGCGTGATCTTCGCGGCCGCCGCGGACGACCCGAACATCGGCTTCGCGGTCACCGCGGAGGAGGCGGCACCGATCGCCCAGCAGGGCCTCGACCGCACGCGCGCCACCGGCACCGGCGAGTGCACGGAGAGCTGA